Below is a genomic region from Polypterus senegalus isolate Bchr_013 chromosome 13, ASM1683550v1, whole genome shotgun sequence.
AatcagcaaaaagaaaagaaataagcacttgaaatatatcactctgtgtgcaATGATTCTAtaagagtttcactttttgaattgaattattgaaataaattaagtTTCCGATGAAATTCTAATTTATTGCACCTGTAATATTAATACAATTTCGCAGAACACTGGCCCCTGTGCATGAGAAGATTCATGGTTTTATATTCTGCATTGGGCATGGCTCCAAGTTGTTAATTGAATTTTGTATTATATCAGTGTGTTGCTGCTCAGCTCACTTCCCAAACATTTCCACTGTTAACCAGTgtgaacctggcccggacacagacaggcggacatgttgttttccaccaccacacgtttattttccacaaatatttacaaggtaaatgtcactaagacacagtccGTGCACAAACACAAACCCTACACACAGTCCTGGCATCTCAATTCCTTCTTCTCTGGGCCGCCTCCAAtctcctctcgtgcctcgtccttcttccacccgactccagcctcaactgacgggagacagccccttttattcatgttccggatgagctccaggtgttcccgacactcccccgttggccacgccccagcgtggcggaagtgccggctgttctcccggcagctcaccgggtgtcctttttaatcttccccccagcacttccgggtgtggcggaagtgctgaggtaacaggtccccaaggcattggggcgcctcctggcggtgaccacgggcccctgcagggtggggcttccatgccctcaacccgtggcccccaaagcaaccagggtggtggcccccacatgatccagggtgagcgcagacccacatctggtccctcacggcgtcccagccgggtcgttgcccctggcatccccgaCACCAGCTACCCTCCATTGTTTCAAGGACCAGATTGTAACTGGTGCTTTGAAAGGACATGGTTTCAAACCGTATGACCAATGACAGCTGCTAATCGAACTTGTTACAGATACTGCGGATTATGCTTTCAAATTTCCAATAGCAATCCTAGTTGAATATGCCTGTTGCATGGATTGGTAAAGTGACAAAGTGAgaatttttagatttaaaaaaaaaaaaacaaatgaaggcACTCAGGGGCCTGTGAAATTTCCTGCCCACTCCACTATGCAGACATCAAGGTCATATCTGTGGGCACTGGGGCTTGGGTTTGAGAGTTGTCAGAAAATTGCCTTGCACCACCCAAACAACACATGGGCTTAAAATGCCAATGGGAAAGCCCAACGTTCGCGCTTAATTTGCACTGCTCAAGACGCCAAAGGGTACCTGCTATTCAATCACACTGCTTGAAATGTACCCCGCTATTTGATCTAACTGCTTGAGAGCCAGCTAATGGAAACCCCTTTACTCATGCTGCTGGAATCTGCACCACCACCCTAAATGTTCTAAAACTGGCACTGGTTGCTATGCCATTCCTGCTTTATCGTGGTTTTACAATGCTGTATACCAACACATTTACATTGCTCATACAGATGACAAATtaaaagaacagaacaaaacaaatccagCCTTCAAGGCCTATAATAAGATACTTAAAACAACCCGTTATTCTCTTGCTGGGGGCATATTACTACCTCTCAAAGCCACCTACAACCGTTTTGGAACAGTTTTCACATACGAGAACTTTGAATTAGAAAGTTCTACACTGCCACTAACACCTTATTGTATTTATCCTGCTACTTgataataacattaaataaacattattaatcccaaggagaaatttagaaatgtaataCTGACAGTCCTGCGCTTAAGTAAATCGTGTCTCATTCAAGTACTGTCCTACTTGGTAGTACTGTTTTCGacgacttcatatttttttgttattgatatcTCGGCCTCCTCACAGGATAAAGAAGATCTCTACCTCCACATGTTTTGGCATCACAGGCTGTTGTTCTCGGAACCAGACACATCTGTTTTCAGAAACTGACATGCGCGTTGAAATTCTTAATTTGCCAAAGCGACAGATTAATCACCTGGGTAGAAAACGCTGTCTCAGAATTACGCGCCTTGATGCCGCGTTTGCGCAGTTCCCAGTACCTCTACTTGGCATCATAAATAACGGAAGTTCTGATTGGTGCGAGAGTGCATGTTTGTAATAGCATTGATTTGATTGGTAGTTTAATTCACCGACGAATGTACGCGCCAAAGCAGTCTTTCTACAACGACGTGCGTAATGCGTATACTGTAGTACACTGTTGATGAACTGGGAAATTAGTCTTGTTTAAATACAGAACAAacgaggtttaaaaaaaaaaatacatcggCACACTGAAATTGAGCAACGACATCGGGACTGTCCCGAGAAATGCGGGACGTCTTAAATGTTTGTCAGGGTAGCTCCTGCTGTGTGCCATTTCCAGGCTTGCTAGCATTTCCACCCACTGGTAATTTCACGAAATGAATTATAGGGATATTAAATTGATTATCTACCGTTTGATGACAGTGGGTGAGTTGTTTTTAAGCACGGCTAATTATCACGGTCTAAATACTTAGAGGAATCATGAGAGCGCTCCTTAGTTGCCAATTATCAGCTCCGTTGTTTGCTCCACGTGTTGTGCCTTAGAATTCGCTTGTCCCCATAGCGCAACAGGTGGAACCTTAGTGATATGtaatttggattattttaacctctCTGCGTTTTGCTGGTCCTTCGGTTCATTTTCAGATTCAGGGTTTGGTCTTCACATAGTGACCTGTGCTGAATGTATAGCATACCTTCGCAGGCAATGATCAGGAGATTCAGACGCTTGCCTGTTTTGATGCTGGTTTGTGCGTTACTTTTGGCAGGTGCCGTGTACCATTGTGTGCCAAACATTCTGTGGGCTCCTCATTTTGACAGGTAGGATTGATTAAAACATGCAGTTCTTGACATTCATGAACACTTTTCCTCATaaaatcactttttcttttttagatgatTACAGTATTAGACTATATATCCAAATCTAAAGAACAGAAATgtgttaattattggaggaaaGCGGGCAGGTGGTGATGTGATTAGGGCTGCTGTCATCAGATGGGGTTCAGATACCTCCATCTGATCTTTCCCTTTAATGACCTATtcggcacaaccatcagcagtgtgtgtgtgtgtgtgtgtgtgtgtgtgtgtgtgtgtgtgtgtgtgtgtgtgtgtgtctgtcagctGAGAGAATGTCGACCATATGAAAAGGttcacttaccttggcagtgacatttgcatctctggtgactcttcctaggAAGTCAGCAGctggattgggaaagcatgggggtcatgaggttgctggaacgGGTTGTGTGGTGCTCCCTGTATCTCTGCTAAAgcatgaaggtccaagtcttcagtgtccaggtgctccctgttttgctatatggttgtgagacatgcacactatccagtgacctcagaCGATGACTGGactactttggtactgtgtcccttcgatgaatccttgggtaccactggtttgacttttttTGGACTGAGCAGTTACTCACAGTGTCCCAAAAGCGGtgtattacctgcattgtgagtgagtgtcagttatggcactagatagatactttattaatcctaatgggaaattcacatactccaacagcagcatactgataaaaaaaacaatattaaattaaagagtgataaaaatgcaggtataacagacagtaactttgtataatgttaacgattaaacctgggtggaattgaagagtcacatagtgtggggtctcctcagtctgtcagtggagcagaacggtgacagcagtctgtcgctgaagctgctcctctgtctggagatgatcctgttcagtggattctccgtgattgacaggagtctgctcagcgcccgtcgctctgccacggatgtcagacagTCCcactccatgcctacaatagagcctgcatgccttcctcaccagtttgtccaggcgtgaggcgtccctcttctttatgctgcctctccaacACAcaaccgcatagaagagggcgctcaccacaactgtttgatagaacatctgcagcatcttattgcagatgttgaaggacgccagtcttctaatgaagtatagtcggctctgccccctcttgcacagagcatcagtattggcagtccagtccaatttatcatccagctgcactcccaggtaggtctgcaccctctgcacagtcacctctgatgatcacagggtccatgaggggcctgggcctcctaaaatccaccaccagctccttggttttgctggtgttcaggtgtaagtggtttgagtcgcaccatttaacaaatccttgattaggttcctatactcctcctgatgcagcccacgatagcagtatcctcagcgaacttttgcacgtggcaggactccgagttgtattggaagtctgatgtatgttggctgaataggaccggagaaagtccagtcccctgtcgcgctcctgtgctgctgaccacaacgtcagacctgcagttcctaagatgcacatactgaggtctgtctgtaaaatagtccGCGATCAGTGCCACtactactcccatctctgtcagcttgtccctaaggagcagaggttggatggtgttgaaggcactagagaagtccagaaacataattcttacagcaccactgcctctgtccaagtgggactATTGCCATGGGATGTGGTTTCCCCAAAGATGATTTGGCTCACAGAAACCTCATTGCTGAGGATCCATGCAGCTAGACCAGGTCAAGAGGATGCCCATGAAACCGCTGGCTGTGGTATATagttatttctggagggtggacCTGGACTGCTTGTCTGCCTAAGGGTTGCGTCATGTGGTAGGTATGGCAAAGTGCtataccagtacatgctccccaacctgacctgatctttCCCTGCCctgagtgtatttatttatttatttatttatttattgtcccaTCATCCTCTCCTGTCCCCAAGATGTATGTATTCAATTGGCTAATAATTATAAACTGGCCTCCTGTGAGTGATtgctggagtgtgtgtgtgtttgtgtactgtatatggttgAGGAGTTGTCCTACCATCTACTTCATGCTTTGGGGATCAGCTTCAGGATCCTATAGCTCCTTCCATATAACCTAAAGTCAGGGTTGTAGTGTACAAGAAGAAAGAAGGAATTGGAAATTGTTACAGGTGGAAAGTGGCATAAGTGAAAGATGGGTGGAATTGGGTGGATAAAGTTTCTAAACATTAATagtgttataattttttttattttttttttggtggagtatGTAGTTCCATTGGGTGAAGCATTTACTTTGGTAGGTGAATGCAGTTGCTGTTTCTTCTGTATTTATTTCACAGAGGAAAAGTGGAAGTGCACCAGTATGTTGTGATAAAGGGCATGGGCCCATTGAAGCACCAGGATGATCACAGAACACCAGTAATTATGCCGCTTGGGGATGAGTATGGCACTGACTTCACATACACCAATGGGGTAAGGGCTCTGAGACTGTAAAGTGGCAGATAAAAGGGATGTGGGGTATGAGATTTGGTTTGTGTTTTAAGAGGGTGTGTGCTGAAGCGGTTGACTTATCCCTGCCTTGCCCAAAATCGACTAGGAAGCAGTGGTGTCCTCTGTCTTCCGGGGCTTGAAGAGACCCCATCCTCTCTCATAGTTTCAAGGGTCCAGCCCCTGATCTTTGAGAGCACAGCCCACCCCTTCCCCCTCATTTTCTGTGTTCACACATACATGGTTGATGCATGTAGAACTCAATGAATACCTCATGTCTTCGATCTTATGATAACCCAAAGGGACCCCTCTCCCCACCGGTCTTTAACTCTTTTATGGCGGATGTCAACTTTTTCTGACAACAGGGGTTGAGAGGCAGAGAGCAATAATCGGCTGTAAATGTCGAGAAAACTCGCTGTTGAATTACAGGTAGACCcgctttgctaggaggactgttagactcgttgacttgatGTCGAAACCCTGTATATGTGAACAACGTTTAGAGTGGCATTGACATCCAGCAAAAGAGCGAAGCAGATATGCAAAGCAAAATGCTCTATGCgcgttctttttatttatttatttattttttatgttttttgtgtatTACTGCTGAATCGGACTTTGACTTATTGAACTTCAATTTTGATGCAAGCAATCTGAAAATCGAAAACAAGACAGGTATAAAGTGCcttttcagcttatgagtgatgagaaAATAGATATGCattaagtatgtgaatttacatactgtagagcaggaatgcccacactttttcgtcttgcgagctacttttaaaatgatcaggtcaaaatgatctactgaGTATccgaggtgggtagtaacgagttgcatttacttgagtaacttaaaaaaaatattgtacttctaagagtagttttactgcaccatactttttacttttacttgactacatttgtgaagaagaaacgctactcttactccgctacattgggcaattggcggccattgatcgttattaagttgcttgtattctgcatgtttaatgacaaggagaatcTCCTTTTTCttcggccaggggtcttgaaatcgcagcaggaatttctccctagccatctgcctcaacgaaggcatcttttatcatttctccatcttggaaggacttcttatgttTAATGATCGAGTGTCTCACCCGGAACGAAGCTTCGGTGTGTCtccctttgcttttgaattcagccgagtgaaaaatgacggcttgtccgattaactgcgatttttagttccttctcctttttctttctcagatcgcttttcgggaggaagtcagtttcgtagtttttatgaacagtttgaagtacatttccacattttccttctttggaatagcaatgatagattgacagatcagacaaacgcatttCGATTGTGACAtcgtgagagaaaaaaaatcctcttccaattccacatccagcccataaccaacaaattatttttaaaatctcttctttagtcgatataaatttgAAGGCtgactagatcacttagatagccagagttttgcagtagctcgcgcctttgatcgtgcgtgtgggatgaccagtgtgttaaaagagaagagatctcagactggccgcccatagggaggatatatgatagactaacatttaaaaaaaaaaaaaaatttgaatgcaacgtgatctacctgcactacctttccaatctaccggtcgatcgcgatcgacgtattgggcacccctgctgtagaggCCCATGGAAAATAAAAcggacatttgtcataaataagacCTTTTTTATGTCGATTTAcgttgtgaaaccattgctttgtgtgcaatttagaaaacatttattttgaaaaaatattcagcccaaGGAGAAAAGGTGAATAGTAATTAGCCCTGACAGAGTTAAATGCATGGCATTACCAAAGCGGGGGCTTAAGCTCTGAACATGCATTAAAGATAGCGATGCCCCCGGAGGGGTaatctttcaaaatatttcagtgggaaaaaatgtttaagatGTTGACTATATACTGTAAGCAGGTCTGAACCACTCTAATGTGTTTTTGCTCCAATTTCTTTTATTACTGGACCTCCTTCAGATTTGGTGGCCATCCAAAAATTTTTCTCATAATTACATACACCCTTCCGGCCACTTTTTTATAATTCTTATGCCATTTTTGTCTTCAGCAGAAATGCACCAAAGAAATGGAAAGGGCAGCTCGCCAGACAAAGTGGCTGGGACATGCATTTATCCCGACAATTCCCATCCTGCAGTGGGATGTGCATGCCAGCAAGGCAGAGTATGAGAGGCTGCTGCCCTATGGGTCCTGCTATGGATATAAAGATGTTCCCTACTCCGGTGAGCTCGAGTCAGCCTGTTGTCTTTACAACTCAATGATGCTGATGGTGCCTGTATACATTGGCAGTAACTGACCACATGGTGTGCCAGCAACTTGACTGACTTTTGTAAGGGGCACTTCTGCATATGGTTGTGTCACAAAATGCCACAATTTATCTGTCTCTTCCCAGAATTGAGCACTACAAACTGTTCCCCCTGGAAAAGTGCTACTTAATGTAAGCAGGGTACTGGAAAGAGTGTACACTGTCCAATGTAGTGATGGATGGGTGTGAAAGGTGCTGCATAAACTGGCTAACTTTGCCTATCTGACCCAACCAGAACGAAAGTCAGCCACAGCTTGCTTTCTTGGCCCACACAGGGTAATGAACTTGTATTTCCTTAGTAGGGCATAATCCTTGTACTGACCCTGCACTGTGACCCCCCACatatcatgtgaaaagacaaatcTCCCCAAAGggagattaacaaagtatatcaaaaaatTGTCTGAGTACATTTGAAAAGACACCTTGAGAAGTGAGAGATCATTTGGACTTGGGCCTGTGATATCCATGTTCTATAGTTCCTGTTTCCATGTCCAGTCTTGGGGGTTAAACCCCTGTGGTTGTGACTTTTCATTTTGATCAATTTCTAAACATATGCATTCAtctcactgtttttgttttttaaaaaactgtccttttgaaattctgaaatattaatatttttgcaaaaaaattaaacacttaagtttcctttgccattttctttttaatccacCTTTCTCTAAAGGGTtcgctcccttcattgtatctgaATGCTAAATGGGAACAATGACTTCAGCTCCATATTGACAGTGCTACTCATTTGGAAGAAAAATCTCTAGAAAGTAGACAGTGTAACTGGGAATGGAGTCATTGCTTCTCTTCAGTACtaatttgtttgtaattttagattatatatttaatttatgtgtgtgtgaaatAATCTTTTTATACTAGATGTCCAGGAGGCTCTAGTGTTGTTGAATTCCACAGCCAACCGTCATATGTTTAGTGACTGGCATCACGTGACCTATCCAAGCCTGCCTGCCTGCATCCGTTGTGCTGTGGTGGGGAGCGGCGGGATTCTGAACGGCTCCAGAATGGGAGTGGCAATTGATAATCACACCTATGTGTTCAGGTGATGGCATCTGGAACTGGGAGAGGAAGTTGGGTCTTAATGTAAAGATGGGTGGTGCCCATTAGCAGGCAGCTCTACTTTGGCCCTAATGAGTTTTTTTTGGGTGGTGGAGTAAAAGCTAAAACCACTCTTCTCCCTTCTCAGACAAAGAAGTTGAGCACCCACTGCCTGAAGCACTAGGTTCTTATTGATTTATCCAATTTCACTTTCTCAGAGTAAATGGTGCCATCACTAGAGGGCATGAAGTGGATGTTGGAAAGCGGAcctccttttacttttcctctacGAACACCATGAAGAATTCTTTAAGAAGTTACTGGCACCTGGGCTTTGAACTACCCTTGTCAGAGGCAGGTACCACTGTGGGTGAGGTCACTAAATGCAAGCTGACCACCATGTTTTCCTTGGATATGAATGAATTAAATAGTAAAGCTGCACACCTCCATTCCAATTAGGAGACGCGTTACGTCTTTATCCCTGACCACGTCCGTGACTATGTGATGCTGAGGGCTGTGATAACCAATTCACCCATCCTTTCTGGACCCGACCGCTCTGACAGGTAAGGCATAGCAGttgggtttttgttttaatttttttttcccccaattggAGCACTCGGTtggtttgtttcttttatttttctagtccATCTGACTTTTTTGCTGACCCAATACCAGAGAAGTTTAAGATGCTGCATCCCGATTTTCTGCGCTACCTGAGGAACAGGTAAGCTCTGTTAGGTGGTTTGTGTTGATTTGTaggttttaatttattaaaaatgcccACAGTGGAATCCCAAAAGTGAAATTGCTGGAGATCTGGTTAAAGGGATCCAAGTAACAGAATGCTGTCTCCCAATGCTCCAAGTGAGCTTGGTGCCTCCTAGTGGTTTTTTTATTCCAGTGATGCCAACCCATCTGCACTTCTTGCCAAATCTGTAAAATCAAAGCTGAAAATGGGACCGGTCCTGCAAAATGACATAACCTAAACTTACTTTGCCAGATATAATTTTAGTAGCATTTCTTTCATATTATGACTTTTTGTGTAGATAATGTCATAAGCATACTTGTGTAGAGATTTTGGGGTGAACCACTGGGGGCTCTatgctatggaggaatattttggacaataaaTGTACTGTGAAATGTGGTGGTTTTTAAATGCAGCACGGAAGGTTTTGTTCCTTATTTACAGGGGGTTCTGAAAGTACTCCAACCCCTTCATCTTCTGtggggtgggttttttttttttttgttttaaatggatacatttgctgttgttgcccatcaatctacactcggTGACCCATAATGGCATAGTGGAAATATGGTTATTAAAAATCAATCTGGAATTTCTTGTTCACAGTAAGCACTTGGGCCCATTAAGCAGTCTGAATACTCTCTCAATCCAGTATACTTGTgtacctatttaacttttatttcagtaatgccacatgaaacaagccatgaaatttatttttatatatatactcagcaaaaaaagaaacgtcctctgactttcaactgtttttactttcagtaaacttaatgtgtaaatatttgtatgaacactaaaagagtcaacaccataagacataaactaaaaatgtttcacaatgtgtccctgaatgaagggaggctcaaaatcaaaagtaccagtcagtatctggtgtggccaccagctgcttgaagtactgcagtgcatctcctcctcatggactggaccagatttgtcagttcttgctgtgagatgttaccccactcttccaccaaggcacctgcaagttcctggacatttcctagccctcaccctgcgatccaacaggtcccagacgtgctcaattccttcgacgataaacacgaatccgtccatcacccctggtgagacaaaaccgtgactcatcagtgaagagcactttttgccactactgtctggtccagcgaaggtgggtttgtgcccataggcggcgttgttgctggtgatgtctggtaaggacctgccttacaacaggcctacaagccctcagtccagcctctctcagcctattgcggacagtctgaccACTGacggagggattgtgtgttcctggtgtgactcgggcagttg
It encodes:
- the LOC120542480 gene encoding alpha-N-acetylgalactosaminide alpha-2,6-sialyltransferase 2-like isoform X2 produces the protein MYSIPSQAMIRRFRRLPVLMLVCALLLAGAVYHCVPNILWAPHFDRGKVEVHQYVVIKGMGPLKHQDDHRTPVIMPLGDEYGTDFTYTNGKCTKEMERAARQTKWLGHAFIPTIPILQWDVHASKAEYERLLPYGSCYGYKDVPYSDVQEALVLLNSTANRHMFSDWHHVTYPSLPACIRCAVVGSGGILNGSRMGVAIDNHTYVFRVNGAITRGHEVDVGKRTSFYFSSTNTMKNSLRSYWHLGFELPLSEETRYVFIPDHVRDYVMLRAVITNSPILSGPDRSDSPSDFFADPIPEKFKMLHPDFLRYLRNRFLKTGHWNDPFYRPSTGAVMLLTALHTCDQVDAYGFMTPDYARYSDHYYDRTRKKVVFVKNHDLQLEMKLWGLLEQVGAMRLYHRL
- the LOC120542480 gene encoding alpha-N-acetylgalactosaminide alpha-2,6-sialyltransferase 2-like isoform X1, with translation MYSIPSQAMIRRFRRLPVLMLVCALLLAGAVYHCVPNILWAPHFDRGKVEVHQYVVIKGMGPLKHQDDHRTPVIMPLGDEYGTDFTYTNGQKCTKEMERAARQTKWLGHAFIPTIPILQWDVHASKAEYERLLPYGSCYGYKDVPYSDVQEALVLLNSTANRHMFSDWHHVTYPSLPACIRCAVVGSGGILNGSRMGVAIDNHTYVFRVNGAITRGHEVDVGKRTSFYFSSTNTMKNSLRSYWHLGFELPLSEETRYVFIPDHVRDYVMLRAVITNSPILSGPDRSDSPSDFFADPIPEKFKMLHPDFLRYLRNRFLKTGHWNDPFYRPSTGAVMLLTALHTCDQVDAYGFMTPDYARYSDHYYDRTRKKVVFVKNHDLQLEMKLWGLLEQVGAMRLYHRL